TTCCTTACTGCAGACTGAGTTTCATAGATTAAAAAGATGTCTTCGTCAGAGGAATCTCAAAGGAAAATTGAGGGCTGGGACTCCTTGCTGCTGTATCTCATGCAGTGGCAAGGCCCTGCAACATACTGTAATTAATTCTAAGAATTGAAGCATTAAATGAGACACTTTTCAGGCCCATAAGCATTTATCATTTAAGTAAGGTTAAACTGTTCAGCAATTTACAAACAAGGAATTGCTTTAGTGCCCTTTCACCTCccattttctcattctttctcACCTTTTTCTGtatgttcattttttccattctcTCTAAACTAAATTCATGTGCACCTTTAGATTGATCGAttttaatgaagagaaaatacCTGAAAATCAGTTTTAGAATAACATGATTAACAGAAGATCCCATTCATTTGTTTGTGCCCACGCCGTACTTACAAACTCAAGGCTACTCTGACCTCAAAGTCACTTTAAGAGCAAATGccattcattcatttgtttggCATTTCTCTCTCAAACATTTTGCCAAACGTTTAGCATGCGAGCTCGTTCTAggcataaaacaaaaaattgggtAATACTGTGCCAAGATAGGTAGAAATACTACATAATATCTAATATtacaaatacaaaaatatataatattccaATATTAAAGAGTTTTCTGGTAATGATGCAAATTGGCTTCTCTGGTAGCAGTGGTGGTATGTTCATGGAGTACTAATAAGGTAGAATGTGCCATCAGTATGTTTGATGATGAAATACACATAATCTGTACAAATCGTTAGTCTAAAAAAGGATCAGTTTGTTTTCTAATATACTCCTACATACAGTTTTGCACCATTCAGTAGAAGGTATCATGTTCATTAGTTCAAGCTACAGTATAGGCCTTTGAGGTAGATACTTTGATTACATGCAAACATGTctagatagaaaaaaaaaacgtcctCAAAACCAGTTTCCTTTGGCAAAGAATCATTCAACTATATGGTTGGAAATGAGAGTAGTACTCACTGATGAAAGGCATAACACGGCTGACAATGGAGATGGCGAGTCCAGAGTTGTCGTGACTAAGAAGTCGGCGATGAACGGCCACTACGACGGCATAGACCGCGATGGTGAGGAGGATCTGCACGGTGAGGATGCAATAGATCTTCAggaaagagaaagggtgaggGCAGCTCTGGGGTGGAGACGGAGGAGAAAgcgagaaagagaaagggctagGGCAGTGACCGTGGtggagacggaggagaagggGCAGCTCGAGGGCAGAGACAGAGAAGAAGGGGCAGAGACAGGggtggagatggaggagaaggggCAGCTCGGGAGTGGAGACAGAGGAGACGAAGCAGCTCTGACAGAgacaaaggagaaggagagaaggaaaaaaagagaaagggcgaggCAAGAGGAGCTCGGGTCGGGGAGTCTGCGTTCGATACGCTGTTCCGTGGTAAACCACGGAACACACTAGAACGCCTCACCTATTTATACCCTTGTTCTCTGTCCGTCCTGTCTTGATTGTCCTCTATCCGACGTTTGCTTGATTTTACCAAAACAGAATGTGTCTGTTCTGTGCCGCGGTGTTCCAacacaatcaaacgacctcttaagtATCTTCTGCTGAAGAATGTAGTTGCTAGCGCTTTCTCTTCACTTGTAATAAAATCTAAGTTGACGCTCGTTGACCTGGTTGCTAGTGTTTTGTGAAGCCTATTTTTGCTACTAATGACCTGGTTATTGCTACTAATGACCTGGTTAGTTTGTTCAATATGGTGTTGTAGCTGTAGTTATTTGTAAGTTGGTATTTATTAGTTACAATACGAGAAGAATATTTTACattaggccacgtttgatggcacCGATTTTTTAGAGGGGAAACTTTTTCTAGGGTAATTTTACCCTGGAAAAATGACAGAAGGGTAAAAttcccttcttcttgtttcacaccatgtttgatggtctggaACTTTTTTGAAGGGGAAAAAATGCCTAGTTTGATAGGcaggaaaattttttcaaggaaaaatttttTGACCGTTTTTTGTCATGGTAAAAAACTGCAACTGACCTTCCACCACCTACACACAGATATGCAATTCAGccatggaaaaaatatttaaagccATTCAATAATAGAGTTATTACATAAAACCCTGTGTAATGTACAACATAAACTCTAGAAAGTTGTAAACATCATCTATTAAAACTGATAACAAGCCATCCTCTATAAAACTGCACGAAAACCAGGAGAagacaagcaaaaaaagaaggttCCGTTAGATGATCCAATTACTTCATAGATTAAAACTTGCAAAACTGTGAATCCTGTTAGCAGAACCGCGTGTGTTGAAAACGCTACATCGTTCAAAGCCACTGGAATCATCTACAAGTTATGGAATACCGAAACATTAGTTTATACAAAGATTAATGCTGCTAAAACAAATGTTCACTACAAACTTGCAACTTTTAGTTGAAATTCTAAGTAGTGCAACTAACTCCACAATCttgaacaaacaaacaaaaatttctcaaatcaaccGAAGCTTCAATCAAGGGAGCTTGTGGGATCAAACCACCGAAGACTAAAATCCACAGAAAAACTAACAAAACCATTAgaaaaatttttggaagagGACTGCAAGAATGTataaacctatgtcacacggataccgGTACCGGTATcctatgggtacgggtacgggtacgtgAATAcggtaattttcaaaattttaggatacgcggatacggtggattttatattctaaaaaaaaataaaaaggataataaaataaaaaaaacattaaattaataattcactcttacaatctcataagtcataagaaagaaagtctcagattctcaaacaaaacattgttcatgaccaatcttataagtcataagaaagaaagtctcaaacaaaacaaaaaatgtcgggttagtaaagtggtttggatcgggtctgacccagacccgatccaaaacatATCCTGTCGTGTCTAAGTGTCGGTATCCaggtgtcggagtgtcgacaccggtacgtggcccattttgccgtgtccCTGTGACATAGGTATAAACACACACAGAGGATGtactttcaaaaaattaaactaaaaaaatgtcaaaaattgaCAGATGAACCTAATatgtatgaaaaaaattcagaaaatgcaCCTGGACACTAATTCCTAAgttcatgaaaatgaaaaaggcagTAAGCACAAATCATTAACGTTGTTTCCAACACATGTTTTACATGTACAGGACAAAAAACAAGCACATACATGATTACTAAATAATTGCAATGGTATGCAATCTCATTGGTTAACTATTTGTTCAAGCTGCGAAGAACTTGCCTGGGGAAGGAGTGAACCCAACAATGTTGCACAGAGAGCAGTAATTGCACCGGCAGTGATAATGTACCTAAAACAAAACGCAGATGAATTAAGCCAACCACAGTCATTTGGCTAACCTACAAAAAACAACACGATTTCCATTGAAGCTGACTTACACTGTCCACTGCATCCCATGGCTGGAGAAAGCAGATGAAATTGGTGTGTCAGGATCCATTGCATAATAAGGCACCAAACCAACTATAACCACAGATACCAGCATGTACAAGACACAGCATAGGGATTTTTCGATTCCAATTCCCAATGGCAAATCACGTTGTGGATTCTTCACCTGCAAGATAGGATGAGCGTCAAGCATGAAGTGACTACTGACTACAAATATCAGGCTATATTTACAATAAAAGCTTTGACTAACAAGTGCCTATGAAAGTTAATAACGAATTGTTTCTGCTATATCCAACTTCAACAATTTTTGTCACATGGAATGAAGCAAAAATGGGTTGAATGGCATTCATAATTACGTAAATAGCAATATACCTCCTCAGCCGTGCTTGCAACCGCATCAAAGCCTATATATGCAAAGAAAACAGTAGCGGATCCAGCAAGCATCCCATTAACTCCAAAAGGAAAGTACCTAGAACCACAACAAGAACATAGATTAAATCTCCAGCTTCAACCACCTTcaacaaaaccaagaaatgaaTTGAGAATTTCTCATAAAAATAGTTCCAATGCATATaggagaaaaagtaaaaagtgcATAACCATCTAGAGTGCACTTTTCCCTTACCCATTGGAAAGGGCATAACCAGGCCATCCACTTTGAAATCCAAGGACACTACCCGCTATGATGACAAAAATCATCACACAAACGTTTGCAGTGATAAATGCTGACCCAGAAAAGTGCACTCTTTAAATTAACATGTCCCAGACATAATTCTTACCAAAGGCTGCTCTTGCGACCCCAGATACAATGGCCTGATTCAAGGAAGGTAGGGCCACAGGCCATCATCAAAACATGCATATAGGGATATCTTTTTGGTCATTGTATCATATCATACTGTATTAACAACTGAAATTCTGGATTTAGTATGTTGGTAGTTCAACCATTGGAAGCCCTGTTTTTCTTGCTCCTGAAGTTGAGAGAACGTTCAAAACGATAAATGAGGCATGGCAAAAGTTAGTCCTACTGTAAAGTGGCCATAAGATTTCTACAACTGTGGCAGAGATCAGACAGCATGTTGGCGTTAATATGGAGGTCACTAGCATGGTTTCCAAGGTAGGCGGCATTGCCTCCAGCCCACTGCAAGCAAGTGGTCTTGAGTGGGCAGTTGGAGCCCACTGCACAGAAATCAGGGGGACAAGCTTTTAGGATGAAGAGGGAAAAGTTTCCATTGATAGGGATATCCACTAAGTGTGTAGTCTTGGTTGGGATTGCCTAAAACagatttgattaagaaatctgaATACAACAGGAATCTTTAAGTTCTGTCACGACCTTAATCATGTAATGGCCATTGTGGCATCGTGGTAACGGTTAGTAGGCGTCATGGTCCTAGTTAGTCATCAGTTATGTTGATTTCAGTTATTCCATGTAGTGGGGGTTTCCCACTACCTTGCGAGAAGTTAGTTCCTGTTAGTGGGTTAGCCACGTTGCTTGTTTTGAGGCCTCCACTTCTGGTTATAAGGCCTTAGTTGTTAATGAAAGGTTCATGGTTCTAATTCCAATTTCTCTTACTTCCTTCCGTCTCTTCCTTCTCACTCTGCTCTCTTCCTCTTCAAAACTCTGTTCACAAGCAGAACGtaacaagtggtatcagagccacacGATGGCTACATGCTCCAAAACCACCAACAGCAAAGCACCTGATGATCTGGTCCAACGGCTGGAGTCCTCCATGGCCGACTTTCGCCAAGAAATTAACCTTCGTCTTCAGGAATCTTGGCAACGCATGGAGCAATACTTTAAGCAAGCTGATCAAAAGTTGACCGACTTACAGGACGCGATGGCTTCCTGTCCTCAGATGGGCACAGACTCTGATAATCGCAGACTCTTAGGAGCACCACCTTCCCACCCCACCTCAACGGCAGCAACATCATCCGCTTCACCCGCTACTGCACAACCTCCCGTTCCCCCTACGATGCGGCGTTCTAGTGATGTTTCATTTCGCCTCCATTTTCCCGAGTTCACTCCGACTAATGCCAGATATTGGATTCGAAAATGTGAGCAAGACTTTGATGTCCATGACATTGAGGAACACCGTAAGGTAAAGCTCGCCGCCTCCATCTCAACGAAGAAGGAGACACTTGGCTGTCCAATGAACTGCTCCACCACAATGACCTCACCTGGCCTCAATTCGTGAATCGATTATGCGATAGATTTGGCGTTCAAGATTCTGAAACCGTCATTGCTGAATTCAACCACCTCAAACAAACAGGAAGTGTCGCTGATTCCATCAAGCGCTTCGAGGAGCTACAAGGACATGTGTTACGTGCTCACGTCACCCTGTCCGATAAGTACTTCATTTCCTATTTTCTTGGCAGACTTACGGACCCGCTTCAGCCCCTCGTTCGGGCCCACACACCCCTCACGATTCAGGAGGCCATGGCCAAGGCTAAGTTGCACGAAGCAGCCTTGAAGTCACTTGCAAAACACCAATTTCGTAGCTTGCCGTCCACCCCCTTCCCTTCCGGCGGACTGAAAACCCCACGGGATCAACATCCTGTCAAGAAGGATCCCACATGTTACCGCTGCGGCGCCCCTTGGGTTCGCGGACACTCTTGCAGACCTCGTCCGCATGGTGAAGCTCACGTCTTGGATGAAACCGGTTCGGATGAGGGCGGCCTCGAGGAAGACCACCCACTCACTAGCCCCGGATGAGCAACTTGTGGAACTCTCCATGCACGCCATTAATGGGAGTACCGGCCGAGGCACCTTAAAATTGAGGGGGCACATCCGTCAAAAGCCAGTCTTGATTCTATTAGATACAGGGAGTACCGAAACCTTTCTTAACTCCAAATTGGTTGATGCTCTTAACCTGGATGTCCTGGACGACCCGGATATGACCATTGCTCTAGCCAATGGCACCAGAGTCCGGTGCTCCAAAACTTGCCCTGACTTGAGCTGGGAGATGTGCGGCAGTCACTTTCGACGTGATTTTCGCATTCTTGATCTTGGTACTTACGACCTTGTCTTGGGTACTGATTGGATGCAGGAGGTGAACCCCATCACTTTCGATTTTGTGCAGTCCCAGGCCACTATTAAAAAGAACGGGAAGGAGGTTATTCTCAAGGGCCATCGTGGTGATTTAAAACACTTGGAGGAGCTCAGCTGTCTCATAGATAGTAGTACTTCCCAAAACATCAACATTCAGCAGATCGAGCACGTGGCTTGGGTATTTCAGATCAACCACCAGCTGCCAGCGCTTTCACCATCAAATTCACTTGGATTTCCTACTTGCAGCAGATCGGACCTCCCCATGGATTTCCAAGACAGGCTGCATTCCTTGCTTCGCTCCTTCGGCGACTTGTTTGAAGAACCCAAGAAACTCCCACCTCAACGTTCTCATGACCACGGGATCACACTAGTTTCGGGGACTCCACCCATAGCCTTCCGCCCATATCGCTACTCATACCACCAAAAACGAGAGATCGAGGTCCAAGTGCAAAACCTATTGGATGCTAGGTTCATCCGCCACAGTCACAGTCCTTTCGCCTCGCCCATCTTGCTTGTTAAAAAGAAGGATGGTAGCTGGCGACTGTGTGTAGATTACCGTCAACTCAACTGTCGGACGATCAAGGATCGATATCCGATTCCAATCATTGATGACCTTCTGGATGAACTACATGGCGCCAAGGTATTCCCCAAGCTCGACTTACGGGCTGGGTACCATCAAATCCGTATGAAGGAGGAGGACGTGCCTAAAACGGCATTTCGGACGCACCAAGGTTATTATGAGTTCAGGGTGCTACCCTTTGGTCTTAATAATGCCCCGGCCACCTTTTAGTCCTTAATGAATCAGGTTTTGGCTCCATTCTTACGTCAATTTGTCCTGGTATTTTTTGACGACATATTGATTTACAGTCGCGAGTGGACCTTGCACATTGACCATCTTGCGATGGTGCTAGAGTTACTACGCCATCAACAATTCTACCTCAAGTTATCCAAATGCGAGTTTGGCATGACTAAAGTTGATTACTTGGGACACGTCATATCAGGCGAAGGAGTCAGTACTGACCCAAGGAAAGTGGAAGCCATACTGAGCTGGCCCACACCTAAAACCGTCCGAGAGTTGAGGGATTTCCTCGGCTTATCTGGTTACTACCAAAAATTCATACGGCATTACGGCATGGTGGCGCAACCCCTAACTAACCTCCTCAAGAAGGACGCCTTCTGCTGGTCTCCAGTCGCAGATGAGGCTTTCACAAATCTCAAGCATCTCTTATCCACTTCTCCCATACTTGCATATCCTGACTTTAATAGTGGATTTGTCTTGGAAACAGATGCATCGGAACGGGGCATAGGGGTGGTCTTAACTCAACATGGGCGTCCAATCGCCTACATGAGTGAAGCATTAGGTCCTCGCAATGCTGGATTGGCCACCTATGAAAAGGAGTTGATGGCTGTCCTATCGGCAGTGACGCGTTGGCGACATTATCTGGAGGGAGCCCATTTTGTGATCAAGACGGATCATCGCAGTTTACAATTTCTTACGGATCAGAAGGTTCATACAAACTTACAATGGAAGGGTGTCTCTCGTTTGATGGGGCTGAACTTCTCTATCACCTATCGAAGGGGATTTGATAACAAGGCAGCCGATGTTCTTTCACGCTTCGCTAACACAAACAACATTCCAAACGAGGTTAGCGCTATATCCTCAGTCATTCCAGCCTGGAGGGCTTCCGTTGAGAAGACTTATATTGGGGACACCAAGGCAACTCAAATCAAAGAGGAGTTATTACTAGCTCCTGATGGCAGGCCCAAATTCAAGCTGCAACATGGCTTGCTGCGTTACAAAAACCGCCTCTATATTGGCTGTTCTAGCAATCTTCGCCACGAGATTATTCAACAATTACATGATGCAGCCATTGGAGGGCACTCGGGCAGGTTAGCAACTTATAAACGAATCAAAAGACATTTTTATTGGCCTGGCCTCAAGAAGGAAGTAGATCAGTACGTTGCTAATTGTGACACATGCCAACGTTGCAAATCTGAAACCGTGGCAAACCCCGGTTTACTTCAGCCCCTACCAATTCCAGCAGGCAATTGGAAGGACATTGCGCTTGATTTCATCGAAGGATTGCCTCGTTCGCAAGGCAAGGATGTGATATTAGTGGTGGTGGATAGATTCTCTAAGTACGGCCACTTCATTGCCATGGCGCATCCATTCACTGCCATTCAAGTGGTGCAAGCTCTCTTCGACAATGTGTTCAAGCACCACGGACTTCCGAAAACAATGGTCTCAGACCGAGACAAAGTCTTCACCAGCAATATGTGGCGTGAGCTCTTCAAAAGATTCGGCACCCAGCTGGCCCTTAGTTCAGCATATCATCCCCAATCTGACGGCCAAACAGAAAGACTCAATCAATGTCTCGAACATTATCTAAGAGCAATGTGTTTCAATCGACCTAGCACTTGGAACACTTGGTTGTCACTAGCTGAATTCTGGTACAATAGTTCCTACCATACGGCCATCAAGAGTTCACCCTTCGAGGTGGTTTATGGTTACTCGCCACCTCCCATTCCTGGAATTCACAGCGAACAGCCCTCTGTAGCCGTGGTTGCAGACTACACCACCAGGCATGCTCAAATGGTGCGCTTATTATCTGACTCGCTCGTTCAAGCACATAACCGCATGAAGATTCAAGCTGACAAACAACGGAGTGAGAGGGACTTTGCTGTAGGAGACTGGGTGTTCTTAAAGCTCCAGCCTTACAGGCAAAGCTCACTAGATATCCGTACCAACCTCAAGCTTGCAGCCAAGTATTATGGGCCCTTCTGTGTACTAGCCCGGATAGGATTGGTGGCTTACAAACTCGACCTACCTCCATCCTGCGCAATCCACCCAATTTTTCATGTGTTGTTACTAAAACGATGAGTTGGGGAAGGACAAGTACCAATCACTACACCACCTGTCACTGATAAGGAGGGCCTAATTTGGTCTGAACCTGAGGCAATACTGGATCGCCGTTTGGTGAAGCGTAACAATGCGGCAGTCGTCCAAGTACTTGTTAAATGGGCCAATTTACATGATGATGAGGCGACATGGGAAGATTATAAAGCAATTAAGGCTCAATTTCCCATCATATCCGAATTGAATCAAATTGCTATTCTTGATGACAAGAACAGTTCCGAGGGAGGTCGATTGTCACGACCTTAATCGTGTAATGGCCATTGTGGCATCGTGGTAACGGTTAGTAGGCGTCATGGTCCTAGTTAGTCATCAGTTATGTTGATTTCAGTTATTCCATGTAGTGGGGGTTTCCCACTACCTTGCGAGAAGTTAGTTCCTGTTAGTGGGTTAGCCACGTTGCTTGTTTTGAGGCCTCCACTTCTGGTTATAAGGCCTTAGTTGTTAATGAAAGGTTCATGGTTCTAATTCCAATTTCTCTTACTTCCTTCCGTCTCTTCCTTCTCACTCtgctctcttcctctcttcaaaaCTCTATTCACAAGCAGAACGTAACAAGTTCATTGTCTTTCTAAAACAAGAATTGACCATCTAGAGCCATCGAGATTGAGGACGGAAGAAGGCAAGGATCACCCATGAAGCAGCGGAAGGAAAAAAGCAGATGGCGATGAATAGAAA
Above is a window of Nymphaea colorata isolate Beijing-Zhang1983 chromosome 8, ASM883128v2, whole genome shotgun sequence DNA encoding:
- the LOC116259508 gene encoding cationic amino acid transporter 2, vacuolar-like, whose amino-acid sequence is MIFVIIAGSVLGFQSGWPGYALSNGYFPFGVNGMLAGSATVFFAYIGFDAVASTAEEVKNPQRDLPLGIGIEKSLCCVLYMLVSVVIVGLVPYYAMDPDTPISSAFSSHGMQWTVYIITAGAITALCATLLGSLLPQASSSQLEQIVNQ